The following proteins are encoded in a genomic region of Etheostoma cragini isolate CJK2018 unplaced genomic scaffold, CSU_Ecrag_1.0 ScbMSFa_1129, whole genome shotgun sequence:
- the LOC117939794 gene encoding collagen alpha-4(VI) chain-like, with amino-acid sequence MGRTSLVLGFIVAACFSGIAAQIKGCEKANMADIVILVDGSSSISPGNFQEVRSFLRNFIKDLDIGSNKVRIGLAQYSDEPQTEFLLKDHSDKRSLLAAVERIQLLGGGVTETGKAIDFLQKQFFTKEAGSRADQRVPQVAVVITAEDSTDNEGEANVKAPAQKLRQDGVMVFGVGVGGANRKQLESIANYPPDRFMHSFDSYQALQRRTEELLDLVCRSVVEQKEGKATDGRTRYRGA; translated from the coding sequence gTTGTGAAAAAGCCAACATGGCCGACATCGTCATCCTAGTTGACGGTTCCTCCAGCATCAGCCCCGGGAACTTCCAGGAGGTCCGGTCTTTCCTCCGCAACTTCATCAAGGACCTCGACATCGGGTCCAACAAAGTTCGGATCGGCTTGGCCCAGTACAGCGATGAGCCCCAAACAGAGTTCCTGCTGAAGGACCACTCCGACAAGAGGTCTCTGCTGGCCGCCGTGGAGAGAATCCAGCTCCTAGGAGGGGGAGTCACTGAGACCGGCAAAGCCATCGACTTCCTCCAGAAGCAGTTCTTCACCAAGGAGGCGGGAAGCCGAGCTGATCAACGGGTGCCTCAGGTCGCTGTCGTCATCACGGCTGAGGACTCCACTGATAACGAAGGAGAAGCAAACGTGAAGGCACCGGCCCAGAAGCTCAGGCAGGACGGGGTCATGGTGTTCGGCGTCGGGGTGGGAGGCGCCAACCGGAAGCAGCTTGAGTCCATCGCCAACTACCCCCCAGATCGCTTCATGCACTCATTCGACAGCTACCAGGCTCTGCAGAGGCGGACTGAAGAGCTGCTGGATTTGGTCTGTCGCTCTGTGGTGGAGCAAAAGGAAGGTAAGGCAACGGATGGCAGGACACGTTATAGAGGTGCATAG